In Corynebacterium afermentans subsp. afermentans, a genomic segment contains:
- a CDS encoding CYTH and CHAD domain-containing protein has product MAAQAPEQFLEVEIKLAVDEGTGMPDLTQLPGVEEIASMREHNLSAVYYDTKDLRLTRSKITLRRRTGGADDGWHLKLPKEGGRNEVRMPLDDPSAVPEELLAQVRSIVRTEELTPVAQVDNRRVEITLAGEEGAVAEFCDDHVTAWSLLPGGERTSWREWELELAEALAGTDEGNTLINQGTSFLISAGARKSSSPSKLATALGDSVKTAPLPPHMRAELEEDSPAAAVVDSLRKQRDAIVAWEPRVRADEFDSVHQLRVATREMRSLLETFEGILEGEQLTALEDELKHAAGVLGVARDAEVVEERFLELLDSDASGLVDDAARAHIAGDMRRDYNEAHAEIVAMLDSERFMELLDAIDGLLAQPPVAKQEASEKAPAESKEVLYDHLKRGYKKLKKRHDKVDEHYHDTDLPLHEREDYVHDVRKAAKKLRYSANAAADAGLKARRLAKACKSLQSKLGDFQDAVTSRDRIQRLAEEARERGEDTFAYGMLYQRELDRGEQALSGYDKAVREVRKAFKKIKP; this is encoded by the coding sequence ATGGCTGCACAAGCACCCGAGCAGTTCCTCGAGGTGGAGATCAAACTCGCCGTGGACGAGGGCACCGGCATGCCGGACCTGACGCAACTGCCCGGCGTGGAGGAGATCGCGAGCATGCGCGAGCACAACCTCTCCGCCGTGTACTACGACACGAAGGATCTGCGCCTGACGCGTTCCAAGATCACGCTGCGCCGCCGCACCGGCGGTGCGGATGACGGATGGCACCTGAAGTTGCCGAAGGAGGGCGGCCGCAACGAGGTGCGCATGCCTCTCGACGATCCTTCGGCCGTGCCCGAGGAACTTTTGGCCCAGGTGCGCTCGATCGTGCGCACCGAGGAACTGACTCCGGTGGCGCAGGTGGACAACCGCCGCGTGGAGATCACCCTGGCGGGTGAAGAAGGTGCTGTCGCGGAGTTTTGCGACGACCACGTCACCGCCTGGTCGCTGCTGCCCGGCGGCGAGCGCACCAGCTGGCGCGAGTGGGAGCTCGAGCTTGCTGAGGCGCTGGCCGGCACCGACGAGGGCAACACGCTGATCAACCAGGGCACCAGCTTTTTGATCTCGGCGGGCGCGCGCAAGTCGTCCTCGCCGTCGAAGCTGGCCACCGCGTTGGGCGATTCCGTTAAAACCGCTCCCCTGCCGCCGCACATGCGCGCCGAGCTGGAAGAGGACTCGCCGGCGGCGGCCGTGGTGGATTCCCTGCGCAAGCAGCGCGACGCCATCGTCGCCTGGGAGCCGCGCGTGCGCGCCGACGAGTTCGACTCGGTGCACCAGCTACGCGTGGCGACTCGCGAGATGCGCTCCCTGCTGGAGACTTTCGAGGGCATCTTGGAGGGTGAGCAGCTCACCGCGCTTGAGGACGAGCTGAAGCACGCCGCCGGGGTTTTGGGTGTGGCCCGCGACGCCGAGGTGGTGGAAGAGCGCTTCTTGGAGCTGTTGGATTCGGACGCGTCCGGGCTCGTGGACGACGCCGCCCGCGCGCACATCGCAGGCGACATGCGCCGCGACTACAACGAGGCCCACGCCGAGATCGTGGCCATGCTCGACTCAGAGCGCTTCATGGAGCTGCTGGACGCGATTGACGGGTTGTTGGCGCAACCGCCCGTCGCAAAGCAGGAGGCTTCTGAAAAAGCCCCGGCGGAGTCGAAGGAGGTCCTCTACGACCACCTCAAGCGCGGCTACAAGAAGCTGAAAAAGCGCCACGACAAGGTCGACGAGCACTACCACGACACCGACCTGCCGCTGCACGAGCGCGAAGACTACGTCCACGATGTGCGCAAGGCCGCGAAGAAGCTGCGTTACTCCGCCAACGCCGCGGCCGACGCGGGTTTGAAGGCGCGGCGTTTGGCCAAGGCGTGCAAGTCGCTGCAGTCCAAGCTGGGCGACTTCCAGGACGCCGTGACCTCGCGCGACCGCATCCAGCGCCTGGCAGAAGAGGCCCGCGAGCGCGGCGAGGACACCTTCGCCTACGGCATGCTCTACCAGCGCGAACTCGACCGCGGCGAGCAGGCCCTAAGCGGTTACGACAAGGCCGTGCGCGAGGTGCGCAAGGCGTTTAAGAAGATCAAGCCGTAA
- a CDS encoding NUDIX hydrolase: MPIPEFIVETRKKIGTDLMWVPAVCAVVLRDATVASPWAVPEVLLVRRADNGEWTPVTGIADPGEEPHVTAVREVLEETGVRVTAAAILGVGAHGPVTHANGDKASYMTVQLRCEPLDPTVDPVVGDDENTEAGWFPISQMPVRDPKWRLAIADAASQRRHPGSFAPRMGLTKR; the protein is encoded by the coding sequence ATGCCTATCCCGGAGTTCATCGTGGAAACCCGCAAGAAAATCGGCACCGACCTGATGTGGGTGCCGGCCGTGTGCGCCGTCGTGCTTCGCGACGCCACCGTTGCCTCCCCGTGGGCCGTCCCCGAAGTGCTGCTGGTGCGCCGCGCCGACAACGGCGAGTGGACCCCCGTGACCGGCATCGCGGACCCGGGCGAAGAGCCACACGTCACGGCGGTGCGCGAGGTGCTGGAGGAAACCGGCGTGCGCGTGACCGCCGCCGCGATTTTGGGTGTCGGCGCGCACGGGCCGGTCACCCACGCGAACGGGGACAAGGCCAGCTATATGACGGTGCAGTTGCGCTGCGAGCCGCTTGACCCCACCGTGGATCCTGTTGTCGGCGACGACGAAAACACCGAGGCCGGCTGGTTCCCCATCTCCCAGATGCCGGTGCGCGACCCGAAGTGGCGCCTGGCCATCGCGGACGCCGCCTCGCAGCGCCGCCACCCAGGCAGCTTCGCGCCGCGCATGGGGCTGACCAAGCGGTGA
- the thrC gene encoding threonine synthase, whose protein sequence is MDYISTRDASAQPRSFTDILLTGLSPDGGLFMPAVYPSITPELLNEWRELLLHDGYAALAAEVLKLYVDDIPEADLEAIARRAYRTPVFADEEIVPVTRLNDTLHIGHLSEGPTAAFKDMAMQLLGELFEYELARRGEELNILGATSGDTGSSAEYAMRGRDGIRVFMLTPAGRMTPFQQAQMFGLDDPNIFNIALDGVFDDCQDVVKAVSADAAFKSKYSIGAVNSINFARLLAQVVYYIATYLKVTETNDERVSFCVPTGNFGNVCAGHIAKQMGLPIDRLIVATNENDVLHDFFANGEYRPRSAAETHATSSPSMDISKASNIERMLFDATLRNSDLTAELFANKVKNGGFSASDLGGPEVMERIRGEFGFASGTSTHADRVATIKRVSDEFGVLVDPHTADGVYVAEQLAGEVDTPIVVLETALPVKFADTIAEAIGEAPEVPERFADIMDAERHVTDLPNDAEAVKAFIAEAIEDTNV, encoded by the coding sequence GTGGACTACATCTCAACTCGCGACGCATCGGCGCAGCCGCGCTCCTTTACAGACATCCTGCTCACGGGCCTAAGCCCCGACGGCGGCCTGTTCATGCCGGCGGTGTACCCGTCCATCACCCCGGAACTTCTGAACGAGTGGCGCGAGCTTTTGCTTCACGACGGCTACGCAGCCCTCGCCGCCGAAGTACTGAAGCTCTACGTCGACGACATCCCCGAGGCGGACCTCGAGGCGATCGCGCGCCGGGCGTACCGCACGCCCGTCTTCGCCGACGAGGAGATCGTCCCGGTGACCCGCCTGAATGACACGCTGCACATCGGCCACCTGTCCGAGGGCCCGACTGCGGCGTTCAAGGACATGGCGATGCAGCTGCTCGGCGAGCTGTTCGAGTACGAGCTGGCCCGCCGCGGCGAGGAGCTCAACATCCTGGGCGCGACCTCGGGCGACACCGGCTCGTCGGCCGAGTACGCGATGCGCGGGCGCGACGGCATCCGCGTGTTCATGCTCACCCCGGCCGGGCGTATGACCCCGTTCCAGCAGGCGCAGATGTTCGGCCTGGACGATCCGAACATCTTCAACATCGCGCTTGACGGCGTGTTCGACGACTGCCAGGACGTGGTCAAGGCCGTCAGCGCCGACGCGGCGTTCAAGTCGAAGTACTCCATCGGCGCGGTGAACTCCATCAACTTCGCGCGTTTGCTCGCGCAGGTGGTGTACTACATCGCGACGTATCTCAAGGTCACCGAGACGAACGACGAGCGCGTCTCGTTCTGCGTGCCCACCGGCAACTTCGGCAATGTGTGCGCGGGGCACATCGCGAAGCAGATGGGCCTGCCCATCGACCGCCTCATCGTCGCCACGAATGAAAACGACGTGCTCCACGACTTCTTCGCCAACGGCGAGTACCGCCCCCGTTCCGCCGCGGAGACCCACGCGACGTCGTCGCCGTCCATGGACATCTCCAAGGCGTCGAACATTGAGCGGATGCTTTTCGACGCCACGTTGCGCAACTCCGACCTCACCGCCGAGCTGTTCGCCAACAAGGTGAAAAACGGCGGCTTCTCCGCCTCCGACCTGGGTGGGCCAGAGGTGATGGAGCGCATCCGCGGCGAGTTCGGCTTCGCCTCCGGCACCTCCACCCACGCCGACCGCGTGGCCACCATCAAGCGCGTGAGCGACGAGTTCGGCGTGCTGGTGGACCCGCACACCGCCGACGGCGTGTACGTGGCCGAGCAGCTCGCCGGCGAGGTGGACACCCCGATCGTGGTGCTGGAGACGGCGCTGCCGGTGAAGTTCGCCGACACCATCGCCGAGGCCATCGGGGAGGCCCCGGAGGTGCCGGAGCGCTTCGCGGACATCATGGACGCCGAGCGCCACGTGACCGACCTGCCTAACGACGCCGAGGCCGTCAAGGCGTTTATCGCCGAGGCCATCGAGGACACTAACGTCTAG
- a CDS encoding bifunctional [glutamine synthetase] adenylyltransferase/[glutamine synthetase]-adenylyl-L-tyrosine phosphorylase, which yields MISPAKLGLTSPRAAEDIEELSLIDEASLYTLAGTSDPDLALNNAHRLFDALGSGWVQLLDALRDFPVFRTRIFALLGGSTALSDHLIAHPQQWRLLLEDLPDEGELYRTMLSAVGVDADGPGLYKAGEGEVDVAKQKLRATHHDLVMRIAAADLAGTFAAVKGYGEGESMSYSYTTERLTWLADAALTAALAVAVRDVYGDEEPDAQLAVIAMGKCGAGELNYISDVDVVFVAEPASPKITRVAAEMMRIGSACFFDVDANLRPEGTSGALVRTLESHQAYYRKWAETWEFQALLKARPQTGTMELGRAYSEAIAPLVWEASQRDSFVEDVQAMRRRVLENVPAEVRRRELKLGPGGLRDVEFAVQLLQLVHGRIDDTLRARNTLDALSALAAAGYVGREDARVLTEAYEFLRLLEHRLQLQRFKRTHQLPEPDDEKRNRWLARAAGFTANHRGTAPDAMYRELKRVRRDVSDLHERLFYRPLLGAVADMSVGEATLSADAVKAQLAALGYRHPARAFDHLSALVKGTSRKAKLQAILLPSLMHWLADTADPGQGLLNFRKLSDAAVDRSWFLRMLRDEGVASQRLMHILGTSPYASDLIISAPDVVKLLGDGSNGPRLLDAAPDQVHKAIIASAKRHQADPDKAVAVARSLRRAELARIASVDLLGFMEPRQVCLELTYVWEAVLEAALRAEVHADLASSPHDEPPARIAVIGMGRLGGAELGYGSDADVMIVAEPSEAADEASAIAWAAKIVDQMRARLSRPSGDPPLEVDLGLRPEGRSGPVVRTIASYERYYREWGEVWERQALLRAAVVAGDRGVGDAFLEAIDAFRYPAGGAKPADIREIRRIKARVDNERLPRGADRATHTKLGRGALADVEWTVQLLTMQHAHTHEELRTPSTLDALDFLAELDDPSVIRGADAEVLRTAWLTATRARNAIVLVAGKRTDQLPAPGPQLAQVAGSAGYDPDDQQEFLEDYLRITRHAHKVVEEAFWGEVPSLEFD from the coding sequence GTGATTTCACCCGCCAAGCTCGGACTGACCAGCCCGCGCGCCGCCGAGGACATCGAGGAGCTTTCGCTTATCGACGAAGCTTCGCTCTACACCCTCGCCGGCACAAGCGACCCGGACCTGGCGCTCAACAACGCCCACCGGCTCTTCGACGCGCTCGGAAGTGGCTGGGTGCAGCTGCTCGATGCGCTGCGCGACTTTCCTGTATTCCGCACCCGCATTTTCGCGCTGCTGGGCGGCTCCACCGCGCTATCGGACCACCTGATTGCGCACCCGCAGCAGTGGCGGCTTTTGCTCGAGGACCTACCGGATGAGGGTGAGCTGTACCGCACCATGCTTTCCGCCGTGGGGGTCGACGCTGACGGCCCGGGGTTGTACAAGGCGGGGGAGGGCGAAGTTGACGTCGCTAAGCAAAAGCTCCGCGCCACCCACCACGACCTGGTGATGCGCATCGCCGCCGCCGACCTCGCCGGCACATTCGCCGCGGTGAAGGGCTACGGCGAGGGCGAATCCATGAGCTACAGCTACACCACCGAACGGCTGACCTGGCTCGCGGACGCGGCACTGACAGCCGCACTCGCGGTGGCGGTGCGCGACGTCTACGGCGACGAGGAACCGGACGCGCAGCTCGCCGTGATCGCCATGGGCAAGTGCGGCGCCGGCGAGCTGAACTACATCTCGGATGTGGACGTCGTGTTCGTGGCCGAGCCCGCCTCGCCGAAGATCACGCGCGTGGCCGCGGAGATGATGCGCATCGGCTCCGCGTGCTTTTTCGACGTGGACGCGAACCTGCGGCCGGAAGGCACCTCCGGCGCGCTGGTGCGCACCTTAGAATCGCACCAGGCGTACTACCGGAAATGGGCCGAGACCTGGGAGTTCCAGGCGCTATTGAAGGCGCGGCCGCAGACCGGGACGATGGAATTGGGGCGGGCGTACTCCGAGGCGATCGCGCCGCTGGTGTGGGAGGCATCCCAGCGCGATTCCTTCGTCGAGGACGTCCAAGCCATGCGCCGGCGCGTGTTGGAAAACGTTCCGGCCGAGGTGCGACGCCGCGAGCTCAAACTCGGCCCCGGCGGGCTTCGCGACGTCGAGTTCGCCGTGCAGCTGCTGCAACTCGTGCACGGGCGCATCGACGACACCCTGCGTGCCCGCAACACCCTCGACGCCTTGTCTGCCCTGGCCGCGGCGGGTTACGTGGGGCGCGAGGACGCGCGCGTGCTCACCGAGGCATACGAGTTTTTGCGCCTTCTGGAGCACCGGCTGCAGCTGCAGCGCTTCAAACGCACCCACCAGCTGCCCGAGCCGGACGACGAGAAGCGCAACCGCTGGCTCGCCCGCGCCGCCGGGTTCACCGCGAACCACCGCGGCACCGCCCCGGACGCGATGTACCGCGAGCTCAAACGCGTGCGCCGCGACGTCTCCGACCTGCATGAGCGGCTGTTCTACCGCCCGCTGCTGGGCGCGGTGGCGGACATGTCCGTCGGCGAAGCCACCCTCTCCGCGGACGCTGTGAAAGCCCAGCTGGCCGCGCTTGGCTACCGCCACCCGGCGCGCGCCTTCGATCACCTCTCCGCGCTGGTCAAGGGCACCTCGCGCAAGGCCAAGCTGCAGGCGATCCTGCTGCCGAGCCTGATGCACTGGCTCGCCGACACCGCCGATCCCGGCCAGGGCTTGCTGAACTTCCGCAAGCTTTCCGACGCCGCCGTCGACCGCAGCTGGTTCCTGCGCATGCTGCGCGACGAAGGCGTGGCGTCGCAACGCCTCATGCACATCCTGGGCACCTCGCCGTACGCCTCCGACCTGATCATCTCCGCACCAGATGTGGTCAAACTCCTCGGCGACGGCTCCAACGGCCCCCGGCTGCTCGACGCCGCCCCCGACCAAGTGCACAAGGCCATCATCGCCTCCGCCAAGCGCCACCAGGCGGACCCCGACAAGGCCGTCGCCGTGGCGCGCTCGCTGCGCCGCGCGGAGCTCGCCCGCATCGCGTCCGTCGACCTGCTCGGTTTCATGGAGCCGCGCCAGGTCTGCCTCGAGCTGACCTACGTGTGGGAGGCCGTGCTCGAGGCCGCGCTTCGCGCCGAGGTGCACGCCGATCTCGCATCTTCGCCTCACGACGAGCCCCCGGCCCGCATCGCCGTCATCGGCATGGGCCGCCTCGGCGGCGCCGAACTCGGCTACGGCTCCGACGCCGACGTGATGATCGTCGCCGAACCGAGCGAAGCGGCCGATGAAGCCAGCGCTATCGCCTGGGCGGCGAAGATCGTCGACCAGATGCGCGCTCGCCTATCTCGCCCCTCCGGCGACCCGCCCCTCGAAGTGGATCTGGGGCTGCGCCCGGAGGGCCGCTCCGGCCCGGTAGTGCGCACCATCGCCAGCTACGAGCGCTACTACCGCGAATGGGGCGAAGTCTGGGAACGCCAGGCGCTGCTGCGCGCCGCAGTCGTCGCCGGCGACCGCGGCGTGGGGGATGCGTTCCTAGAGGCCATCGACGCCTTCCGCTACCCGGCCGGTGGCGCAAAACCCGCCGACATCCGGGAAATCCGCCGCATCAAAGCCCGCGTGGACAACGAGCGTCTGCCCCGCGGCGCCGACCGCGCCACCCACACCAAGCTCGGGCGCGGCGCGCTCGCGGACGTGGAGTGGACCGTGCAGCTTTTGACCATGCAGCACGCCCACACCCACGAGGAGCTGCGCACCCCCTCCACCCTGGACGCGCTGGATTTCCTCGCCGAGCTCGACGACCCGTCCGTCATCCGTGGCGCCGACGCTGAGGTGCTGCGCACCGCGTGGCTGACCGCCACCCGCGCCCGCAACGCCATCGTGCTCGTTGCCGGCAAACGCACCGACCAGCTGCCCGCGCCGGGCCCGCAGCTCGCGCAGGTGGCGGGCTCCGCCGGCTACGACCCCGACGATCAGCAGGAGTTTTTGGAGGACTACCTGCGCATCACCCGCCACGCCCACAAGGTGGTGGAGGAAGCGTTTTGGGGCGAGGTGCCGTCGCTGGAGTTCGACTAG
- a CDS encoding S1 family peptidase, with product MTPPSNQPGQPHRPSSATRYQPEQGQQWRFPDMPGEPAQQPQQQYPQHPLKFPDMPAPQPVQPARRSGLQTGGWITVIVATAMIVGIVVWLGLNASRVPTGTVEEREALSEVQTPGDASPAPDSENNVLVPAFAPWAPGTKIQTTDHRPAPGEHFTAQSCTAAFSFTGKDGRAYAVTAGHCGREGDLVWPTNASTAIDYASEVGHFIFSGLYSQHTPATEGTDVGIIEITDPDRFMDVVGAPIPTGIGEGLGPVDRLCKTGATTGYTCGTFEATERVQIVNLDPGVEDETFGDIAAVCAASGDSGGPVFADVGGRATVIGVVSGTEAGRAGEECYEGMEDPHLMSYSNVKQVMAVIRHAVPDAEFIPRRW from the coding sequence TTGACGCCTCCGAGTAACCAGCCCGGGCAGCCACACCGGCCCAGCTCAGCGACGCGTTACCAGCCCGAGCAGGGGCAGCAGTGGCGCTTCCCAGACATGCCGGGGGAGCCTGCGCAGCAACCCCAGCAGCAGTACCCGCAGCACCCGCTGAAGTTCCCGGACATGCCCGCGCCGCAGCCGGTCCAGCCCGCGCGCCGCAGCGGGCTGCAAACGGGCGGGTGGATCACCGTGATCGTCGCCACCGCGATGATTGTGGGCATCGTGGTGTGGCTGGGCCTGAACGCATCCAGGGTGCCCACCGGCACCGTGGAGGAGCGCGAGGCACTGTCCGAGGTGCAAACGCCTGGCGACGCCTCACCCGCGCCGGACAGCGAAAACAACGTGCTCGTGCCCGCGTTCGCCCCGTGGGCGCCGGGGACGAAGATCCAGACCACGGACCACCGCCCGGCGCCCGGCGAGCACTTCACGGCGCAGTCGTGCACCGCGGCGTTCTCGTTCACCGGCAAGGACGGACGCGCATACGCGGTGACCGCCGGGCACTGCGGCCGCGAGGGCGACCTGGTGTGGCCCACCAACGCGTCCACGGCCATCGACTACGCCTCCGAGGTCGGCCACTTCATCTTCTCCGGGCTGTACTCCCAGCACACCCCGGCCACGGAGGGCACGGACGTGGGGATCATTGAGATCACAGACCCCGACCGGTTCATGGATGTGGTCGGTGCGCCGATTCCGACTGGGATCGGGGAGGGCCTTGGGCCCGTCGATAGGCTATGCAAAACGGGGGCGACCACCGGCTACACCTGCGGCACCTTCGAGGCCACCGAGCGGGTGCAGATAGTCAACCTCGACCCCGGCGTGGAGGACGAAACGTTCGGCGACATCGCCGCCGTATGCGCCGCCTCCGGCGACTCGGGCGGGCCCGTGTTCGCGGACGTGGGCGGCCGCGCCACCGTCATCGGCGTCGTCTCCGGCACGGAAGCCGGCCGCGCGGGCGAGGAGTGCTACGAGGGCATGGAGGACCCGCACCTGATGAGCTACTCCAACGTTAAGCAGGTCATGGCCGTGATCCGGCATGCCGTGCCGGACGCGGAGTTTATTCCCCGGCGCTGGTAG
- a CDS encoding glutamine synthetase family protein — protein MSAQTDNVLRMVEQQDIAFIRLWFTDIFGSLKTVMMSPAELESAFEEGVGFDGSSIEGFSRVSESDTLLRPDPSTFQPLPFDGEAGLQTARMFCDITMPDGDPLYADPRQVLRRQITNARDMGFEFVASPEIEFYVVKPGQGDQPPTPADKGGYFDQAKRNEAPKLRRMAVSALEYMGIVTEFSHHEGSPGQQEIDLRHTDALTMADNIVTFRYIVKTVAEMNGVHATFMPKPFKDLEGSAMHTHFSLFEGDTNAFHDPDDEISLSKTGRQFIAGIIEHAGEISAVTNQWVNSYKRLQFGSEAPTAATWGISNRSAMVRVPTYRLHKADSRRAEVRSLDSACNPYLAYAAVLAAGLKGIEEGYELDEPARDDVFALTRRERRAMGYRDLPNSLDQALRQMERSEFMAEVLGEQVFEFFLRAKWAEWHDYTAQITPWEIDTGIDL, from the coding sequence ATGAGCGCCCAAACCGACAACGTGCTGCGAATGGTGGAGCAGCAGGACATCGCCTTTATCCGCCTCTGGTTCACCGACATCTTCGGCTCGCTGAAAACCGTGATGATGTCGCCGGCGGAGCTGGAAAGCGCCTTCGAGGAGGGCGTGGGCTTCGACGGCTCCTCAATCGAGGGGTTTTCCCGCGTCTCCGAGTCCGACACCCTGCTGCGGCCCGACCCGTCGACGTTCCAGCCGCTGCCCTTCGACGGAGAGGCGGGCCTGCAAACCGCGCGCATGTTCTGCGACATCACCATGCCCGACGGCGACCCGCTCTACGCCGACCCGCGCCAGGTGCTGCGCCGGCAGATCACCAACGCCCGCGACATGGGTTTCGAGTTCGTGGCCAGCCCGGAGATCGAGTTCTACGTGGTCAAACCCGGCCAGGGCGACCAGCCGCCAACACCTGCGGACAAGGGCGGCTACTTCGACCAAGCCAAACGCAACGAGGCGCCGAAGCTGCGCCGCATGGCGGTGTCCGCCTTGGAGTACATGGGCATTGTCACCGAGTTCTCCCACCACGAGGGCTCGCCGGGCCAGCAGGAGATCGACCTGCGCCACACCGACGCGCTGACCATGGCCGACAACATTGTCACCTTCCGCTACATCGTGAAAACGGTCGCGGAGATGAACGGCGTGCACGCCACGTTCATGCCCAAGCCGTTCAAGGACCTCGAGGGCTCGGCCATGCACACCCACTTCTCCCTGTTCGAAGGCGACACTAACGCCTTCCACGACCCGGACGACGAGATCAGTTTGTCCAAAACCGGCCGGCAGTTCATCGCCGGCATCATCGAGCACGCGGGCGAAATCTCCGCGGTGACCAACCAGTGGGTCAATTCCTACAAGCGCCTCCAGTTCGGCTCGGAGGCGCCCACCGCCGCTACCTGGGGCATCTCCAACCGGTCTGCCATGGTGCGCGTGCCCACCTACCGCCTGCATAAGGCGGATTCGCGCCGGGCGGAGGTGCGCTCGTTGGACTCGGCGTGCAACCCCTACCTCGCGTACGCGGCGGTGCTCGCCGCGGGCCTGAAGGGCATCGAGGAGGGCTACGAGCTGGACGAGCCCGCCCGCGACGACGTGTTCGCACTGACCCGCCGCGAGCGCCGCGCGATGGGGTACCGCGACCTGCCCAACTCGCTGGACCAGGCGCTGCGCCAGATGGAACGCTCCGAGTTCATGGCGGAGGTTCTGGGCGAGCAGGTCTTCGAGTTCTTCCTGCGCGCCAAGTGGGCCGAGTGGCACGACTACACCGCCCAGATCACCCCCTGGGAGATCGATACGGGGATCGACCTGTGA